Proteins from a single region of Sporosarcina sp. P33:
- the acnA gene encoding aconitate hydratase AcnA, with the protein MKQHCEWNRGTVRDELLIKGKQFSYVSLKRLESLGFNGIHRLPYTIRLLLESAVRHADGLYITDEHIAALANWQGGTAGQEVPFKPARIVFQDFTGIPAIVDLASMRDAVAARGGNPLLVNPQIPVDLVIDHSVIIEHAGDETAFEQNLSIEYERNAERYSFVRWAQKNFENFHVVPPANGIVHQVNLEYLAAGVRIETHNNKEWLYPDSLVGTDSHTPMINGIGTVGWGVGGIEAESAMLGQPLYFTIPDVVGVKLTGSLPEGVTATDLALTVTNTLRKKGVVGKFVEFYGEGLRHIPVTDRATIANMAPEYGATMSFFPTDERTMEYFRQTGREDSVPLVEGYLRAQGLFMDESSDAPQFSETMELDLSTIIPTVSGPKRPQDTVALTEMKQSFESILAEPVADGGYGRQRVKSFEGIQDGSIVLASITSCTNTSNPSVMVAAGLLAANAAAHDLHVPSYVKTTLTPGSRVVTRYLEKANLLTSLQTLGFFVDGYGCATCCGNSGSLMPEAEEAIADKDLVAASILSGNRNFEGRVHPLIRANYLASPPLVVAYALAGRIDIDFDEEPIGSGTDGRPVYLADIWPSAETVQRIIGETVDASLFREEYAGIYSNETWESIPAPEGMLYDWDENSTYIQRAPYFDKAQSVSIRENTQKMIPLLMLGDSVTTDHISPAGHIPLNSDAGRFLSEQGISPRSYNNYGARRGNHHVMMRGTFANIRLRNQLVPGTEGGYTIHRGTGEQVTIFEASQRYQKEQRNLIVLAGKEYGTGSSRDWAAKGTSLLGVKAVLAESFERIHRSNLSGMGVLPLQFAEGESASTLGLDGSEIYSLDVEDETFVPGQRCVMTAERENGETIDFTVLLRIDNRMEKDAYLQGGLLPSVAASMLKESETP; encoded by the coding sequence ATGAAACAGCACTGTGAATGGAATCGCGGTACCGTGCGTGACGAATTATTAATTAAAGGGAAGCAATTCAGCTATGTTTCATTGAAACGGCTGGAGAGTCTTGGTTTCAATGGAATACACAGATTACCTTATACGATCAGGCTGCTTCTTGAATCTGCGGTTCGTCATGCGGATGGTCTGTACATAACGGATGAACATATCGCCGCACTCGCAAATTGGCAAGGCGGCACTGCGGGTCAGGAAGTGCCTTTTAAACCGGCGCGCATTGTATTTCAAGATTTTACGGGGATTCCGGCTATCGTCGATTTGGCATCAATGCGCGATGCGGTAGCTGCACGCGGCGGTAATCCATTATTAGTCAACCCGCAAATTCCTGTCGACTTAGTAATCGATCATTCAGTCATTATTGAACATGCGGGAGATGAGACAGCGTTTGAACAAAACCTGTCTATCGAATACGAGCGAAATGCGGAACGATATTCGTTTGTGCGCTGGGCACAGAAAAACTTTGAAAACTTTCATGTCGTCCCGCCGGCGAATGGTATTGTCCATCAAGTGAATTTGGAGTACTTGGCTGCAGGTGTCAGAATAGAGACACACAATAATAAAGAGTGGCTATACCCAGATTCTTTAGTCGGTACGGATTCGCATACTCCCATGATTAACGGAATTGGAACAGTTGGCTGGGGAGTGGGCGGAATCGAAGCGGAGTCTGCGATGCTAGGACAGCCTCTATACTTTACGATTCCAGACGTGGTGGGTGTGAAGCTGACGGGTTCATTGCCTGAAGGGGTAACCGCAACAGATCTCGCATTAACCGTGACAAATACCTTGCGTAAAAAAGGGGTCGTTGGAAAGTTTGTGGAGTTTTACGGTGAAGGGCTGCGTCATATACCTGTTACCGATCGTGCCACAATAGCGAATATGGCGCCTGAATATGGAGCAACGATGAGCTTTTTCCCGACCGATGAACGGACGATGGAATATTTTCGCCAGACAGGACGGGAGGATTCTGTTCCGCTCGTGGAAGGATATTTGCGTGCGCAAGGCTTGTTCATGGATGAAAGTTCCGACGCGCCACAGTTTTCAGAGACGATGGAATTGGATTTGAGTACGATCATTCCGACAGTCAGCGGACCGAAAAGACCGCAAGATACGGTCGCACTGACAGAAATGAAGCAGTCATTTGAAAGTATTTTGGCGGAACCGGTTGCTGACGGCGGGTATGGCAGGCAGCGTGTGAAATCCTTCGAAGGTATACAGGACGGGTCTATTGTGCTGGCATCCATTACAAGCTGCACGAATACGTCCAATCCTTCTGTCATGGTGGCGGCGGGGCTGCTTGCTGCAAATGCTGCGGCACACGATTTACATGTGCCTTCGTATGTCAAGACAACGCTGACACCGGGCTCCCGGGTCGTCACCCGTTATTTGGAAAAGGCAAATTTACTAACATCTTTACAAACACTCGGATTTTTCGTAGACGGCTACGGCTGCGCTACATGCTGCGGCAATAGCGGCTCCCTGATGCCTGAAGCAGAAGAAGCGATAGCGGACAAAGATTTGGTCGCAGCATCTATTTTGAGCGGAAACCGTAATTTTGAAGGGCGTGTACATCCGCTGATACGTGCAAATTATTTAGCATCTCCTCCACTTGTCGTTGCCTATGCACTCGCGGGACGAATCGATATTGACTTTGACGAGGAGCCGATTGGCAGTGGAACGGATGGGCGCCCCGTCTATTTAGCGGATATATGGCCGTCAGCGGAAACTGTGCAGCGAATAATTGGGGAAACTGTCGACGCTTCTCTGTTTCGTGAAGAATACGCAGGTATTTATTCCAATGAAACCTGGGAGTCGATACCGGCGCCGGAAGGTATGCTGTATGACTGGGATGAAAACTCTACGTATATTCAGCGTGCTCCATATTTTGATAAGGCTCAAAGCGTGTCGATCAGAGAAAATACACAGAAGATGATTCCGCTGCTGATGCTGGGTGATTCTGTCACGACCGATCACATCTCACCGGCAGGGCATATACCATTGAATAGTGATGCCGGCAGATTTTTATCGGAGCAGGGGATCAGCCCCCGTTCTTACAATAACTATGGCGCACGCAGAGGGAATCACCATGTAATGATGCGCGGCACATTTGCGAATATACGTCTTCGTAACCAACTCGTTCCCGGTACGGAAGGCGGCTATACGATACATAGAGGCACGGGGGAACAAGTGACAATATTTGAAGCATCGCAGCGATATCAAAAAGAACAGCGTAATTTAATTGTACTGGCAGGCAAAGAGTACGGAACCGGAAGTTCACGGGACTGGGCAGCTAAAGGTACGTCACTGCTCGGTGTAAAAGCTGTCCTCGCTGAAAGTTTTGAGCGTATTCACCGCAGCAATTTGTCAGGGATGGGTGTGCTGCCTCTTCAGTTTGCGGAGGGTGAATCTGCTTCCACGCTTGGTTTGGATGGATCAGAAATATATTCACTCGATGTGGAAGATGAGACGTTCGTTCCCGGACAGCGCTGCGTTATGACAGCAGAGCGGGAGAACGGTGAAACCATTGATTTTACTGTATTGCTGAGGATTGACAATAGGATGGAAAAAGATGCATATTTGCAAGGAGGCTTGTTGCCTTCAGTAGCGGCGAGTATGCTAAAAGAGTCTGAAACACCGTAA
- a CDS encoding PrpF domain-containing protein: MKQKTVPCIVYRGGTSRGVFFKESDLPKSKNAQEQIFMSAIDAYNPSQVNGLGSGTSHTSKVIVIRETDSEEACLAYTFYQVGIGEAVVDSEGTCGNLMAAVGAYAIDEGFAKIPSADGMCEVTVLNENINRFIRIKVPVADGEAQVDGDYLMAGIVHTGAKISVSILSPAGGKTGAAFPADMRTQLKMDDRTIAATVSDIVNPFVFVKAQDFGLDGSEPNHILSQNQHLLTQLETLRLHGAVAAGMSETVTAAKDVPSIPKIALVAPPRDYLTASGAVIKAEDIDVIARMVSMGKFHRTFAGSGLYNLASALLIDGTIPNECCVAGSQRQQQKIRIGHPDGIAEVTVELTADGKDVAAVGLDRTARRILEGRCYVPGWL; the protein is encoded by the coding sequence ATGAAACAAAAAACGGTGCCGTGTATTGTATATCGCGGGGGTACGAGCAGAGGCGTATTTTTTAAGGAAAGCGACCTGCCGAAGTCAAAGAACGCGCAAGAACAGATATTCATGTCTGCAATTGACGCATATAATCCTTCACAAGTAAACGGTCTGGGCAGCGGCACCTCACACACAAGCAAAGTGATAGTCATTCGTGAAACTGACAGCGAAGAAGCTTGTCTTGCGTACACATTTTACCAAGTAGGAATTGGCGAGGCTGTTGTGGATTCTGAAGGAACGTGCGGGAACTTAATGGCGGCTGTCGGAGCGTATGCAATAGATGAAGGATTTGCAAAGATTCCTTCTGCTGACGGAATGTGTGAAGTGACTGTGCTGAATGAAAATATTAATCGTTTCATACGGATTAAAGTGCCTGTTGCTGACGGAGAAGCCCAAGTGGATGGAGACTATTTGATGGCAGGAATTGTGCATACAGGTGCAAAAATCAGTGTTTCGATTTTGTCACCGGCCGGCGGTAAAACGGGAGCTGCATTTCCTGCTGATATGCGTACGCAATTAAAAATGGATGATCGGACCATTGCCGCAACAGTCAGTGATATCGTCAATCCGTTCGTATTTGTTAAAGCGCAGGATTTTGGATTGGATGGTTCAGAGCCGAATCATATACTCAGTCAAAATCAGCACTTACTCACACAGCTTGAAACATTGCGTCTCCATGGTGCTGTAGCCGCGGGGATGTCAGAAACTGTTACTGCAGCCAAGGACGTGCCTTCTATACCGAAGATTGCCTTGGTTGCACCGCCGCGTGATTATCTTACTGCGTCAGGAGCTGTGATCAAAGCAGAAGATATTGATGTCATTGCAAGAATGGTTTCCATGGGGAAATTTCATCGGACGTTTGCCGGCAGCGGTCTGTATAATTTAGCTTCTGCATTACTGATCGATGGCACGATTCCAAATGAATGCTGCGTTGCCGGCAGTCAGAGACAGCAGCAAAAGATTCGAATTGGCCATCCGGACGGAATAGCAGAAGTGACAGTAGAGTTAACAGCCGATGGAAAAGACGTTGCCGCAGTCGGCTTGGACCGGACGGCAAGAAGAATACTCGAAGGCCGATGCTATGTTCCGGGCTGGCTGTGA
- a CDS encoding biotin transporter BioY: MMDSRNRLKMMIVTALFAAIIGIMAQLTIPLPLVPITGQTLAIGLAATILGSRYGTISVLVYLAMGAVGMPVFSGMSSGLGVIFGPTGGFLIGFIPTAFITGYYMERTSFTLPNAIVANIIGMFVALAFGTVWLKFIAELSWTAAIMAGFVPFLIGGFIKAFLAAWAGIMVRGRLLATRLLLA; the protein is encoded by the coding sequence ATGATGGATTCAAGAAATAGACTTAAAATGATGATTGTGACCGCTTTGTTTGCGGCAATAATCGGTATTATGGCACAGCTGACTATTCCGCTGCCGCTCGTTCCGATTACAGGACAGACGCTGGCGATCGGCTTGGCAGCTACCATATTAGGCTCGCGTTACGGCACAATTTCCGTGCTCGTTTACTTGGCAATGGGAGCAGTCGGGATGCCTGTGTTTTCTGGAATGTCTTCAGGTTTAGGCGTAATCTTTGGCCCGACCGGCGGATTCCTGATTGGATTCATTCCGACGGCGTTCATTACCGGCTATTATATGGAACGGACCAGTTTCACGCTGCCGAATGCAATTGTTGCCAATATTATTGGCATGTTTGTAGCATTAGCTTTCGGTACAGTGTGGCTGAAGTTTATCGCAGAGCTTTCTTGGACAGCAGCGATTATGGCAGGTTTTGTGCCATTTTTAATAGGCGGCTTCATCAAGGCATTCCTTGCTGCCTGGGCGGGAATTATGGTTCGCGGCCGCTTATTGGCTACCCGTTTATTACTGGCTTGA
- a CDS encoding energy-coupling factor transporter transmembrane protein EcfT yields MLNWFTPERQTWLFLVNPALKFVVFFALLLITLLNQSLSFAIWQAVFYGALFYIFSGYSIKKLAVLSIPLAISFLSTGLTMLLFGKGEAVLWQWGLFKISEESIQHALLLGSKSLSFGFVGFTFILTIQPVLFFYAMMQQFRLPSKYAYSFIASFRLIPAVTEELQIRRNALRVRNIRFSRGIKGIYERLQSFSVPLFAQSIRRAQRIAVAMEAKQYQMGAARTYYYPTRYSRTDAIFLIVMTLGLTAAALLALSSGTDANYI; encoded by the coding sequence ATGCTTAATTGGTTCACGCCTGAACGGCAAACGTGGTTATTCCTCGTCAATCCTGCACTGAAGTTTGTGGTGTTTTTTGCGCTCCTGCTGATCACGCTGCTTAATCAGAGTCTCTCATTTGCCATTTGGCAGGCCGTATTCTACGGCGCATTGTTCTATATATTCAGCGGCTATTCCATTAAGAAACTGGCTGTATTGTCAATTCCGCTGGCGATTTCATTTCTATCTACCGGTCTGACGATGCTGTTATTCGGTAAAGGAGAAGCTGTACTTTGGCAGTGGGGATTATTCAAGATTTCTGAGGAAAGTATACAGCACGCACTGCTACTGGGAAGCAAATCTCTGTCATTCGGCTTTGTCGGCTTTACGTTTATCCTGACGATTCAGCCTGTGCTGTTTTTTTATGCTATGATGCAGCAGTTCCGTCTGCCGTCCAAGTACGCCTACAGCTTTATTGCATCATTCCGTTTAATTCCTGCTGTTACAGAAGAACTGCAGATTCGCAGAAATGCGCTGAGAGTACGAAATATACGGTTTTCACGGGGAATTAAAGGGATCTATGAACGGCTGCAGTCATTCAGTGTCCCTTTGTTTGCGCAAAGTATCCGCCGCGCGCAGCGAATTGCAGTGGCGATGGAAGCAAAACAGTATCAGATGGGGGCAGCCAGAACGTATTATTATCCGACACGATACAGCCGGACGGACGCAATATTTTTGATTGTCATGACACTTGGGCTAACCGCCGCTGCGTTATTGGCACTCTCGAGTGGAACGGACGCCAATTATATTTAG
- a CDS encoding dicarboxylate/amino acid:cation symporter has protein sequence MKLSTKITFGLAFGIVFGIILNVFFPHAVPQLNEYVLSPIGKVFLNLIQFVVVPIVFTSLIIGFSSIGNSEKVGRLTGKLLFLYVSTSILALVIGYITASVLKPGNMVGNLGELAPGEAKEGQGILEWLISIVPTNPFEAFATGNLLQIIFTAIIVVIGIRMAGSHAKPFISFIESVHVIVEKITMLVLKLSPIGVFALISSVIATQGLDIVQKLLVYILGLIIALTLMAIAYFIILSFLHVSPKHFWKSFQPTFGIAFGTASSNAALPVAIENSKKAFKMKEDIAGFAIPLGTALKRDGACILQTFNALFVAQLFDIQLSGAQILAIIISALVVSFSTAGVPGAGIIMMSTVLAAANLPLAGIALVAGVDRLTDGFRTLLNVFGNTANAVILDKWEENSSAAQAEAHSAAPAYATDKRH, from the coding sequence TTGAAACTGTCAACGAAAATTACATTCGGTCTGGCTTTTGGTATTGTCTTCGGAATTATTCTAAATGTTTTTTTCCCGCACGCGGTTCCGCAGCTGAATGAATATGTGCTTTCACCAATCGGTAAAGTGTTCTTGAACTTAATTCAGTTCGTAGTAGTGCCGATTGTCTTTACTTCATTAATTATCGGTTTTTCCAGCATCGGCAACTCCGAAAAAGTTGGACGGTTGACAGGAAAGCTGTTATTCCTTTATGTCAGCACAAGTATTCTTGCACTAGTTATCGGCTATATCACTGCGTCCGTGCTGAAACCCGGCAATATGGTTGGAAACTTGGGTGAATTGGCTCCCGGCGAAGCGAAAGAGGGACAAGGGATTCTTGAATGGCTGATTTCAATTGTTCCAACCAATCCATTTGAAGCATTCGCAACCGGAAACTTATTACAAATTATTTTTACAGCAATTATTGTCGTGATCGGAATTCGTATGGCGGGCAGTCATGCAAAACCGTTCATTTCCTTTATAGAAAGCGTTCATGTTATTGTAGAAAAAATTACGATGCTCGTACTCAAACTGTCGCCAATCGGTGTGTTCGCCCTAATCAGCTCTGTCATCGCCACTCAGGGTCTGGACATTGTGCAGAAGTTACTCGTCTATATTCTTGGGTTAATCATCGCATTAACACTAATGGCAATCGCATACTTCATCATACTCAGCTTCCTGCATGTTTCACCGAAGCACTTCTGGAAGAGCTTCCAGCCGACATTCGGCATTGCATTTGGCACAGCCAGTTCGAACGCGGCATTGCCGGTTGCTATTGAAAACAGCAAAAAAGCCTTCAAGATGAAAGAAGATATTGCTGGCTTTGCGATTCCTTTAGGGACTGCCCTAAAGCGTGATGGCGCATGTATCTTACAGACATTCAATGCTTTATTTGTGGCGCAGCTGTTTGATATCCAGCTGAGCGGCGCACAAATACTTGCCATTATTATCAGTGCACTTGTTGTGTCATTCAGCACAGCCGGCGTGCCGGGTGCAGGTATCATTATGATGTCTACGGTACTTGCGGCAGCCAATTTGCCTCTTGCTGGCATCGCGCTCGTCGCAGGTGTCGATCGTTTGACTGATGGTTTCCGTACGCTGCTGAACGTGTTTGGAAACACAGCCAATGCAGTAATACTGGATAAATGGGAAGAGAATTCTTCAGCTGCCCAAGCCGAAGCTCATAGCGCAGCGCCCGCTTACGCAACTGACAAAAGACACTGA
- the prpB gene encoding methylisocitrate lyase yields the protein MTWLVQEQKTQKELAGEFLTAIRKKEILKIMGAHDGMAALTAKKVGFEALYLSGAAFTASRGLPDLGILHSQEVAERARELVRAANLPVLADIDTGFGGVLNVARTAREMVEANVAAVQIEDQDLPKKCGHLNGKKLIAAEEMAAKIRAIKEVAPSLVVVARTDALSVEGLDAAMERMKLYVEAGAEALFPEALTTKEEFEKVGAAFDVPLLANMTEFGRTEYYTAEEFQEFGFSMVIYPVTSLRAAAKAFEIVFQEIFDKGTQVDMLDRMQTRRELYETIELEKYESLDGKIAKTIIPE from the coding sequence ATGACATGGTTAGTACAAGAACAAAAAACGCAGAAGGAACTGGCAGGAGAATTTTTAACTGCTATTCGTAAAAAGGAAATATTGAAGATCATGGGCGCACATGATGGTATGGCAGCTTTGACGGCGAAGAAAGTAGGTTTTGAAGCATTGTATTTATCCGGCGCGGCATTTACTGCGAGCCGTGGTTTGCCCGACCTTGGGATTTTGCACTCGCAAGAAGTGGCGGAACGAGCGAGAGAATTAGTGCGTGCGGCGAATTTGCCTGTTCTTGCAGATATCGATACCGGATTTGGCGGTGTGCTGAATGTTGCGCGGACGGCCAGAGAAATGGTTGAAGCAAATGTAGCGGCTGTGCAGATAGAAGACCAGGATTTGCCGAAAAAATGCGGACATTTAAACGGCAAGAAGTTAATTGCCGCTGAAGAGATGGCAGCGAAAATTCGGGCGATTAAAGAAGTGGCGCCTTCATTAGTCGTCGTGGCACGGACAGACGCATTATCAGTCGAAGGGCTGGATGCTGCCATGGAACGGATGAAATTGTATGTGGAAGCGGGAGCAGAAGCGCTGTTCCCGGAAGCATTGACGACAAAAGAAGAATTCGAAAAAGTGGGGGCTGCTTTTGATGTGCCGCTGCTGGCTAATATGACAGAGTTTGGGCGGACAGAATATTATACAGCTGAAGAATTTCAGGAATTCGGTTTTTCGATGGTGATTTATCCTGTGACTTCATTACGTGCAGCCGCGAAAGCATTTGAAATCGTATTCCAGGAAATCTTCGATAAAGGGACGCAAGTGGATATGCTTGACCGGATGCAGACCCGTCGTGAACTGTATGAAACGATTGAACTGGAAAAATATGAGTCTTTGGACGGAAAGATTGCCAAGACAATTATTCCTGAATGA
- a CDS encoding SLC13 family permease: protein MTKKKRLLVLCSVLLYIITFSPFVETSEVLRAVACLIIIQVLWIGGVFPLAFSSLLLMLLLSVHFFTYEETLSYFASEIVWLLFSTFILAGAFIESGLASRLSLKLLSLSKGSSRLLVFFSFVLMFILSLFIPSNIGKASLVSSVLDGIVRHLQTMGRVERLAKSLFVGLTLIVPISGAVVATGASSTLYAFGLLGEVTQGLDYVRWLLYMGPPIILFLLLLFLLFLVVFPPEQIDGAELEKVIGQKLHSLGQMSRSEWKVLAILGLTVILWMTGSLHGFSVSLVALFGAILTVLPVTGIWQWETAKRKIGWDLLLFFAATLMLSSMLIKTGAVKWFAVQLIEVLSMESYFLVVLSLLLVTALLRLFFVNVLGFLTIMLPVALAIGEAFPSHDPLYLSMGVFLMGIPGFVLITQSPIHLISYEYGYFTKRDLLQLGSGAFVIWLLVVLASMYGYWMVFYS from the coding sequence ATGACGAAAAAGAAAAGACTGCTAGTACTCTGCAGTGTTTTACTATACATCATAACGTTTTCTCCCTTTGTGGAGACTTCAGAAGTATTACGTGCCGTCGCGTGCCTCATCATTATCCAAGTTCTTTGGATTGGTGGGGTCTTTCCTTTAGCATTCAGTTCTTTGCTGCTGATGTTATTGCTTTCCGTGCACTTCTTTACGTATGAGGAAACATTGAGTTATTTTGCCTCCGAGATTGTCTGGCTGTTATTTTCAACGTTTATTTTAGCAGGTGCATTCATTGAATCGGGACTCGCCAGCCGCCTGTCTTTGAAACTTCTTTCCTTATCGAAAGGTTCGAGCCGGCTGCTGGTGTTTTTCTCATTCGTGCTGATGTTCATCTTGTCACTGTTCATTCCGTCCAATATAGGCAAAGCGAGTCTGGTCTCGTCCGTGCTGGATGGCATTGTCAGACATTTACAGACGATGGGGCGCGTAGAACGGCTGGCGAAATCACTATTTGTCGGCTTAACACTCATCGTGCCAATATCTGGTGCGGTGGTGGCAACGGGTGCAAGTTCGACGCTGTATGCCTTTGGGTTGCTTGGCGAAGTGACGCAAGGTCTGGATTACGTGCGCTGGCTGCTGTATATGGGGCCGCCAATTATTCTGTTCTTACTGTTATTATTCCTGCTCTTTCTCGTTGTTTTCCCGCCTGAACAAATCGACGGCGCAGAACTCGAAAAAGTAATTGGACAGAAATTACATAGCCTCGGACAGATGTCGCGCAGCGAATGGAAGGTTCTTGCGATTCTTGGCTTGACGGTTATATTGTGGATGACAGGGAGTCTGCATGGATTTTCCGTATCTCTCGTTGCGCTGTTTGGTGCAATTCTGACAGTACTTCCCGTTACAGGGATATGGCAGTGGGAGACAGCAAAAAGAAAGATCGGCTGGGACTTATTGCTGTTTTTTGCAGCAACTCTGATGCTGTCGAGTATGCTGATTAAGACAGGCGCGGTGAAATGGTTCGCTGTACAGCTGATTGAAGTTCTGTCGATGGAATCGTATTTTTTGGTCGTTCTGTCACTCCTTCTCGTGACTGCTCTGCTGCGGCTGTTTTTCGTCAACGTGCTTGGTTTTTTGACTATCATGCTGCCTGTAGCGTTAGCAATTGGCGAGGCATTTCCTTCGCATGACCCTCTGTATTTGTCAATGGGCGTGTTTTTAATGGGGATTCCGGGTTTTGTTTTGATCACGCAATCGCCGATACACTTAATCAGTTATGAATATGGTTATTTCACGAAGCGTGATTTACTGCAGCTGGGATCAGGTGCGTTTGTCATTTGGCTGCTCGTCGTTCTCGCTTCAATGTATGGATACTGGATGGTTTTCTATTCTTAA
- a CDS encoding ABC transporter ATP-binding protein translates to MSNISVSDLRLKFPGEESLVFRDLSFSVQPGEKVLMLGPSGCGKSTLLQVLSGIIPNSIELPMKSKAISLPDSWGFVFQDPDTQFCMTYVDEELAFVLENLQVPREQMKTLIEQVLKRVDLQLEDPHTAINELSQGMKQRLALASVLLLEPDVLFLDEPSALLDPEGTQQIWSSIKEATAEKTVLIVEHKIDLIADWVDRVVLFNDHGVILADGSPADIFSGYQEELTRYGIWYPGVWEKYKESEAFLSLMQNRSQVKPQEKILLQDFHGYRGAVQKISAEDATVQEGDWIAIVGENGSGKSTLLLSLMQLLRTDGIYEVNGVPIVQKKKKRQLPEGLSLVFQNPELQFVTNSIAEELTVSLHGMTKEDAASCARNLIDLFNLPGTASRHPYQLSTGQKRRLSVATALTPKTDIVLLDEPTFGQDARNTFAILEKLEKLRTEGITILMVTHDMEIVENFATAVWTVENGVLNPPAVTGGLLNA, encoded by the coding sequence TTCTCCGTACAGCCGGGCGAAAAGGTCCTTATGCTGGGACCTAGCGGCTGCGGCAAATCCACCCTGCTGCAAGTGCTGAGCGGTATTATTCCAAACTCCATTGAATTGCCGATGAAGTCAAAGGCTATCAGTTTGCCGGATTCATGGGGGTTCGTCTTTCAGGATCCTGATACGCAGTTCTGTATGACGTATGTCGACGAAGAATTGGCATTTGTACTGGAGAATCTGCAAGTGCCGCGGGAACAAATGAAGACTCTCATAGAACAAGTGCTGAAACGTGTAGATTTGCAGCTGGAAGATCCGCATACAGCGATTAATGAACTATCCCAAGGAATGAAACAGCGGCTCGCTTTGGCTTCCGTTTTACTGCTTGAACCGGACGTTCTATTCCTTGATGAACCGTCTGCTTTACTGGATCCCGAAGGCACACAGCAAATTTGGTCTTCTATTAAAGAGGCGACTGCCGAGAAAACAGTACTCATTGTAGAACATAAAATTGATCTGATTGCCGATTGGGTCGATCGCGTCGTACTATTCAATGATCACGGCGTTATTCTGGCTGACGGATCACCCGCCGACATTTTTTCCGGCTATCAGGAGGAGCTGACCCGCTACGGCATATGGTATCCCGGTGTATGGGAAAAATATAAGGAATCGGAAGCTTTTCTTTCCTTAATGCAAAACCGCAGTCAAGTGAAGCCGCAAGAGAAAATTCTTCTCCAAGATTTCCACGGGTATCGGGGTGCCGTACAAAAGATTTCCGCTGAAGATGCAACAGTTCAGGAAGGTGACTGGATTGCGATTGTCGGGGAGAACGGCTCAGGGAAGAGCACGCTGCTTCTGTCGCTTATGCAATTATTGCGAACTGACGGGATCTACGAAGTAAACGGTGTGCCGATTGTGCAGAAAAAGAAGAAACGGCAGCTTCCAGAAGGATTATCACTCGTCTTTCAAAATCCTGAACTGCAATTTGTGACGAACTCGATTGCTGAAGAACTGACGGTTTCGCTGCATGGCATGACAAAAGAGGATGCGGCAAGCTGCGCCAGGAATTTAATCGATTTATTCAACTTGCCTGGCACAGCTTCACGTCATCCTTACCAGTTATCTACCGGACAAAAACGCCGCTTGAGCGTGGCGACTGCGCTTACCCCGAAAACAGATATCGTATTGCTGGATGAACCGACGTTTGGACAAGATGCACGGAATACATTTGCTATTCTGGAGAAATTGGAGAAATTGCGGACTGAAGGTATTACGATTCTGATGGTGACACATGACATGGAAATCGTGGAGAACTTCGCTACCGCCGTGTGGACTGTGGAAAACGGAGTATTGAACCCCCCTGCTGTTACAGGAGGTCTGCTAAATGCTTAA
- a CDS encoding universal stress protein: MKIAVAVDGSENALRATKYAMMLVEQFPEAQMELIHVIDFNKVEDERLLKQSPNSLAWYQNKKVQSALKLLKEKEIQAGVTVLKGNPQQQIIKHVNTNEIDHLILSSRGLNTLQKMVMGSVSQKVIKNVNCSVTIVK; this comes from the coding sequence ATGAAGATAGCTGTAGCGGTAGACGGATCAGAAAATGCATTGCGTGCCACAAAGTATGCCATGATGTTGGTGGAACAGTTTCCTGAAGCGCAAATGGAATTAATCCATGTCATTGATTTTAATAAAGTAGAGGATGAACGGCTGCTTAAACAAAGTCCGAACAGCCTTGCCTGGTACCAGAATAAAAAGGTACAGTCTGCCTTGAAATTATTGAAAGAGAAAGAAATACAGGCGGGAGTGACGGTACTGAAAGGGAATCCGCAACAGCAAATCATTAAACACGTGAACACAAACGAAATTGATCATCTCATACTGAGCAGCCGCGGATTGAACACACTTCAGAAAATGGTAATGGGAAGTGTCAGTCAGAAAGTAATCAAAAACGTGAATTGCTCTGTCACGATAGTTAAATAG